A window of Rhizobium sp. CC-YZS058 genomic DNA:
GCCCTGCGCCAGATCGGCGATGGGGCCGCCTTTGCGCCGGCCGTCATCGTCGCCATCAATGCGGTCATGGCCCTGCCCTTCGTCACCCGCATCCTCGCCCCCGCGCTCTTGACCCATGCCGCGCGAACCGGGCGGCTGGCGGATAGTCTCGGCCTGCATGGCTGGAGCCGTTTGGCACTGATCGACTGGCCGGTCCTGCGCAGGCCGATCGCCATGGCCCTTTCCTTCGCCGCCGCCCTGTCGCTCGGCGATCTCGGCGCCGTGGCCATTTTCGGCTCGAACGAGCTCATCACCCTGCCCTATCTTCTCTTCAGCCGCATGGGCGCCTATCGCAGCATGGACGCGGCGGGACTGGCGCTTCTGCTCGGTCTCGTCTGCCTTCTGCTGACGATGATCGGCACCGCACGCAGCGACACGGACCGTCCATGACCCCGCCTGCTCTTCCCGTCTCCCCCATCCCGGGCGCACCGACTCCGAATGTGCCGGCCTTGACCTTGAGCGAGACCCGCATCCGGTTCGCCGCCACCGAGCTTCGCTTCGACACGCAGATCCCCATGGGCTCGCTGGTCGCGGTCGTGGGTCCATCCGGCTCCGGCAAGTCGACGCTGCTCAATCTCGCAGCCGGGTTCGAACAGCCGGACAGCGGCCGGGTGCTCTTTTCCGATCGCGACATGACGGCGCTCGGCCCGGCCGAGCGCCCGGTCTCCATCGTCTTTCAGGACCACAACCTCTTCGCCCATCTGGATGTCGCCACCAATGTCGGCCTCGGCATCGATCCGGCGCTGCGGCTTCGCCCGGATGACCGGCAAAGGATCGCGGCCGCTCTGTCGGCCGTCGGTCTCGATGGCTTTGAAGGTCGGCAGCCGCCGACGCTGTCCGGCGGCGAACGCCAGCGGGTGGCGTTGGCCCGCGCTCTCGTGCGGCGGCGGCCCATTCTCCTGCTCGACGAGCCCTTCGCCGCCCTTGATCCCGGCCTTCGGCGGGAGATGACGGCGCTGATCCTGGCGCTGCACCGACGCGAGGCGTTGACGACGCTGATCGTGACGCACCATCCCGACGACGTGGCGGCGCTGGCAGACGCGGTCCTCTTCCTGTCCGACGGCCGCATTCTGCTGCAGGAGGAGGCAGGCCGGTTCCTGTCCCGTCGCGCGCCCCCGGAGGTAGCCCGCTTTCTGGGCAGAGCGGCGGAGCAAGGCTGAAGGATCTTGCCGTCTGCCACAATTTGACCGCCCGCCTGTGGCACCCGCGAAGGCGGATCGAGAGGGGTCCCGTTGCTGTTACACAACGCGGCAAGTATTTCGACGCGGAACGCTGTTCATCTCTCCCGCGAATCCGTTAAGCGGAAGCCTTGCGAAACGGGCGGCGGACAGAGGGCGCAGGCGGACAGCGACTGCGCCGCGCGGGACATGGGCTGAAGGCATGAACGACACCAGGCGGAGCAACCGCGAGCACAGGATCGGAGCAGGGGTTGCAGGCGCATTTGCGCGCACTCCGCGCCGGCTCGCGCAGCTGCTTGCCGGTCTCTCGCTCCTGACGCTTGCCAGCTGCACGACGGCCATCGAGCAGAGCTACGAACCGAGCGTCGCCCCGTCCTCCACGCCGCAGATCGTCGACGAGGTACAGAAGAACGATCCGCGCGCGCAAATGGGGGCGCGCGAGCACCCGCGCATCGTCGCCAGCTATGGCGGCGAGTACAAGGACGAGAAGACCGAGCGTCTTGTTGCCCGGATCACCGGCGCGCTGACCGCGGTGTCGGAAAACCCGAACCAGTCCTACCGGATCACGATCCTCAATTCGCCGGCGATCAACGCCTTCGCGCTGCCCGGCGGCTATCTCTATGTCACCCGCGGCTTGCTGGCGCTCGCCAATGACGCCTCGGAGGTGGCGGCCGTTCTTTCGCATGAAATGGCGCATGTGACCGCGAACCACGGCATCCAGCGCCAGCAGCGCGAGGAGGCGGAGGTGATCGCCAGCCGCGTCGTCTCCGAGGTGTTGTCGAGCGACCTCGCCGGCAAGCAGGCCTTGGCACGCGGCAAGCTCAGGCTTGCCGCCTTTTCGCGCAACCAGGAGCTCCAGGCCGATGTGATCGGCGTGCGCATGCTGGGCGAAGCCGGCTACGATCCCTATGCCGCGGCGCGTTTCCTCGATGCCATGGCCGCCTATGCGCGCTTCTCCTCGGTCGATCCCGATGCCGACCAGAGCCTCGACTTCCTGTCCAGCCATCCGAGCGCGCCGCAGCGCGTGGATCTCGCCCGCCGCCACGCCCGCGCCTTCGGCGCTGAAGGGACGATCGGCGATCGTGGCCGCGACTATTATCTCGACGGCATCGACGGTCTGCTGTTCGGCGACAGCCCGCAGGAAGGCTATGTCCGCGGCCGCACCTTCCTTCACGGCAAGCTCGGCATCCGCTTCGACGTGCCGGAAGGGTTCCGGATCGACAACAAGGCCGAGGCGGTTCTCGCCACCGGCCCCGGCGACATCGCCATCCGCTTCGATGGCGTCGCCGATACGGAAAAGCGCAGCCTGACCGATTATATCGGCAGCGGCTGGGTGACCGGGTTGAAGCCGGACACGATCCACGCGATCGACATCAACGGGTTGGAAGCCGCAACGGCGCGGGCCTCGGCCGAGCGCTGGGACTTCGACGTCACCGTCATCCGCATCGACAGCCAGATCTATCGCTTCCTGACTGCGGTGCCGAAGGACATGCCGGCGCTCGAACCGACGGCGGACATTCTGCGCGCCTCCTTCCGACGCATGACGCCGCAGGAGGTCGCGTCGCTGAAGCCGCTGCGGATCCGCGTCGTAACCGTTGGGCCGAACGATACCGCCGCCACCCTTTCGGCCCGGATGCTGGGGACCGATCGCAAGCTCGACCTGTTCCGCATGCTGAACGACCTGCAGATGGCAACCCCGCTGCGGCCGGGCGACCGCGTCAAGATCATCACCGAGTAACGCCTCTGCGAACGAGGAAAGCCCGCCGATTGGGCGGGCTTTCGGGGCAGGGAAGGATGTGGCGGCGCCGGTCAGTGCGCGGTGAGCGCCAGCTCGGGCGCCTGGGCAACAAGCGCAACTTTCAGCTTTTCCAAGGCGCGGGTTTCGATCTGCCGCACACGCTCTTTCGAAATGCCGAGATCGGCGCCGAGTTCTTCGAGCGTCGCGCTGTCTTCGGACAGGCGCCGGGCACGGATGATCTTCATTTCGCGGTCGTTCAGGCTTTCCAGAGCGTGGCCGAGCCAGGTGCGGCGGCGCTCCTGGTCGATCATGTCGGTCACCTGTTCGTCCGGCAGGGGTGCCGCACAGGCGAGCAGGTCCAGCCGCTCGCCGCTGTCGGATTCGCCCGAAGAAATCGGCGCCTGGAGCGATGTGTCGCTGCCGGAAAGCCGGGCATCCATCGTCTGGACATCAGCCAGGCTGACGCCGAGCGCGGTGGCGATTTCCTCATGCACGGCGCGTGCGGTCAGTTGACGGTTTCCTTGGGCGAGCTTGGCGCGCAGGCGCCGCAGGTTGAAGAACAGCGCCTTCTGGGCCGAGGAAGTGCCACCACGCACGATCGACCAGTTGCGCAGGACATAATCCTGCATGGAGGCGCGGATCCACCAGGTGGCATAGGTGGAGAACCGCACATCGCGACTCGGCTCGAACCGGGCGGCGGCTTCCAGAAGCCCGATATGGCCTTCCTGCACGAGATCGCTCATCGGCAGGCCGAAATGACGGAACTTGGCCGCCATGGAAATGACGAGACGCATATGCGCCATGGCGATCTTGTTGCGGGCCTCCTGGTCGTGATTGTCCTTCCAGGCCTGGGCGAGTTCCTGCTCCTCGCTGCGCTCCAGATAAGGAGCGGCCATGGCGATCTTGATCATGCGACGATCTGCCGAAAGATTTTTCATGAGAGAACTCCATGGCGAGCTCCGGATGCGCATCCGGGCATTGCGAAACGGGAAGAAAAAAACGAGACGACATTGGATGCGTCGCTGGCGCGTGGCGCCGACCCGGAAAGACCGGGGTTCTGCAGCTTGACCTTGGGTGGCTTGACCTGCACGCGAGACGCCCTATCTGGCTTTTCATCGACAGAGACGACCCTTGCGGCAGCTCCGGCTCGGTTTCGAATATCGGCGCCAACGGACGGCGCGCAGATACGTGTTTCGAGACCCAACGTCCTCCAACGCACGTCCCCGGCAAAAAGTTCCGGGCGCTCTCCTGCTTTTCGCTGGCCCCTATTCCTGTGTGCGGCGGTGACCGGCACGTTTTGCGGCTTGATGGAGTGGTTAAGACTGCGTTAACATTCCCCTACCCTGCTCTTCGCCGCCATGACGGCGCGACACGGGCGGCAGGCGGAATGGAAGGTTACGGGCAATGAAGACCCTGTCGATCGAGGTTCGTTATGCCGAGCCCAAGGACGCCGCCGAAGTGTCCGAAGTCCACCGCCAGTCCTGGCTGCAGGCCTATGCAGGGCTGATCCCCCATACGCCGCTTCACCAGATGGTCGCGCGCCGCGACGAACGCTGGTGGCGTAAGGCAACGCGTGGCCCGGCCACGCTGCTCGTGGCGGAAGTTGCGGGCGTCATTGCCGGCTACGCGACTGTGGGTCTCAATCGCGCACGCGCACTGCCGCAAGAAGGCGAGATCTACGAACTCTATCTCCGGCCGGAATATCAGGGCATTGGCCTCGGGCGGCTGCTGTTCGGCGAAGCGCGTGGCCTGCTGCGGTCGCTCGGCTGCCGGGGGCTGGTGGTCTGGTGCCTGGAAGACAGCCATATCGCAGACCGCTTCTTCCGCACCGCCGGTGGCAGCGACATCTGCGAGGGAATGGAAGATTTCGGCGCGACGCAGCTGAAGAAGATCGGCTACATCTGGGACTAGGGCCCACCTGACTTTTCTGCCCGCGTGTTGACCAAAACGTGAGATTCCTTGACCGCGGCAGGCCCCGCATATTGCGCCGCACCTTTTTTCCCTTTATCCGACCTGCAGTCCAAAACCGCCAGAGATGGGGCCCTCATGCGTATTGATGCAATTTCGATTGGAAAGAACCCGCCGGAAGATATCAACGTCATCGTCGAAGTTCCCGTCGGCGGACATCCGATCAAGTATGAGATGGACAAGGACGCCGGCACGCTGGTGGTCGATCGCTTCCTCTATACGCCGATGACCTATCCCGGCAATTACGGCTTCGTGCCCCACACGCTCTCCGACGATGGCGACCCGATCGACGTGCTGATCGCCAGCACCCGTCCGCTCGTGCCCGGCTGCGTCATCAATGTCCGCCCGATCGGCGTGATGATGATGGAAGACAATTCCGGCAAGGACGAGAAGCTGATCGCCGTGCCGAACTATCACCTGACGAAGCGCTACGACAAGGTGAAGGAATATACCGACCTGCCGGAAATCACCCTGCAGCAGATCGAACACTTCTTCGAGCACTACAAGGATCTGGAACCCGGCAAGTGGGTCAAGATTTTCGGCTGGAAGGATTCCACGGTTGCCCGCCAGCTGATCGTCGAAGCGATCGATCGCG
This region includes:
- a CDS encoding RNA polymerase factor sigma-32, producing the protein MKNLSADRRMIKIAMAAPYLERSEEQELAQAWKDNHDQEARNKIAMAHMRLVISMAAKFRHFGLPMSDLVQEGHIGLLEAAARFEPSRDVRFSTYATWWIRASMQDYVLRNWSIVRGGTSSAQKALFFNLRRLRAKLAQGNRQLTARAVHEEIATALGVSLADVQTMDARLSGSDTSLQAPISSGESDSGERLDLLACAAPLPDEQVTDMIDQERRRTWLGHALESLNDREMKIIRARRLSEDSATLEELGADLGISKERVRQIETRALEKLKVALVAQAPELALTAH
- a CDS encoding ATP-binding cassette domain-containing protein; the protein is MTPPALPVSPIPGAPTPNVPALTLSETRIRFAATELRFDTQIPMGSLVAVVGPSGSGKSTLLNLAAGFEQPDSGRVLFSDRDMTALGPAERPVSIVFQDHNLFAHLDVATNVGLGIDPALRLRPDDRQRIAAALSAVGLDGFEGRQPPTLSGGERQRVALARALVRRRPILLLDEPFAALDPGLRREMTALILALHRREALTTLIVTHHPDDVAALADAVLFLSDGRILLQEEAGRFLSRRAPPEVARFLGRAAEQG
- a CDS encoding M48 family metalloprotease, producing the protein MNDTRRSNREHRIGAGVAGAFARTPRRLAQLLAGLSLLTLASCTTAIEQSYEPSVAPSSTPQIVDEVQKNDPRAQMGAREHPRIVASYGGEYKDEKTERLVARITGALTAVSENPNQSYRITILNSPAINAFALPGGYLYVTRGLLALANDASEVAAVLSHEMAHVTANHGIQRQQREEAEVIASRVVSEVLSSDLAGKQALARGKLRLAAFSRNQELQADVIGVRMLGEAGYDPYAAARFLDAMAAYARFSSVDPDADQSLDFLSSHPSAPQRVDLARRHARAFGAEGTIGDRGRDYYLDGIDGLLFGDSPQEGYVRGRTFLHGKLGIRFDVPEGFRIDNKAEAVLATGPGDIAIRFDGVADTEKRSLTDYIGSGWVTGLKPDTIHAIDINGLEAATARASAERWDFDVTVIRIDSQIYRFLTAVPKDMPALEPTADILRASFRRMTPQEVASLKPLRIRVVTVGPNDTAATLSARMLGTDRKLDLFRMLNDLQMATPLRPGDRVKIITE
- a CDS encoding GNAT family N-acetyltransferase: MKTLSIEVRYAEPKDAAEVSEVHRQSWLQAYAGLIPHTPLHQMVARRDERWWRKATRGPATLLVAEVAGVIAGYATVGLNRARALPQEGEIYELYLRPEYQGIGLGRLLFGEARGLLRSLGCRGLVVWCLEDSHIADRFFRTAGGSDICEGMEDFGATQLKKIGYIWD
- the ppa gene encoding inorganic diphosphatase — protein: MRIDAISIGKNPPEDINVIVEVPVGGHPIKYEMDKDAGTLVVDRFLYTPMTYPGNYGFVPHTLSDDGDPIDVLIASTRPLVPGCVINVRPIGVMMMEDNSGKDEKLIAVPNYHLTKRYDKVKEYTDLPEITLQQIEHFFEHYKDLEPGKWVKIFGWKDSTVARQLIVEAIDRAKSAK